In a genomic window of Candidatus Neomarinimicrobiota bacterium:
- a CDS encoding family 10 glycosylhydrolase, whose translation MSHVNSPRIIHLISLLSIGLILTTCTITQSPIGPVAPIIKVPVVVKHDFEVPREFRAAWVATVANIDWPSKPGLSTEQQQAEAISLLDSAVILNLNAIVFQVRPQCDALYESKLEPWSYFLTGELGTAPDPYYDPLAFWVEEAHKRGLELHTWFNPYRAHHPNGKKNETSVITTNPDIVRELPRGYFWLDPSLQETQDYSYEVVMDVVRRYDIDGVHFDDYFYPYNDGNFPDDEPWQAYLDAGGMLERHDWRRHAVNVFIKRVYDGIKAEKVWVKFGLSPFGIWRPGNPSSIQGYDQYAKLYADAKLWLNEGWVDYWTPQLYWPTRKIPQSYPVLLGWWTRENTHKRNIWPGLFTSKIKTEADALENFSQIMITRGMVPDGPGNVHFSMKALQRNYGGISDILLKGPYAKPVLIPPSPWLDDQAPSAPLVELDIKAGNIHINWLHEDRADVNLWVVYLQRGKHWSYKILTTDQESLILPHAIRTEDGLSPPAILDQVAVTAIDRLGNESERTTISVR comes from the coding sequence ATGAGCCATGTTAATTCACCCCGAATCATTCACCTGATATCCCTGCTGAGTATAGGATTGATTCTAACCACCTGTACCATCACACAATCTCCAATCGGTCCTGTCGCACCAATTATTAAGGTCCCAGTGGTCGTCAAACATGACTTTGAAGTTCCTCGAGAATTCCGAGCTGCCTGGGTAGCTACAGTGGCCAATATTGACTGGCCCAGTAAGCCGGGTTTAAGTACGGAACAGCAGCAGGCGGAGGCGATCAGTCTGCTGGATAGTGCCGTTATCCTGAATTTGAATGCCATTGTCTTTCAGGTGCGTCCCCAATGTGATGCCTTGTATGAAAGTAAATTGGAACCCTGGTCCTATTTTTTAACCGGAGAATTAGGCACAGCACCTGATCCATACTATGATCCGCTGGCATTCTGGGTTGAGGAAGCCCATAAACGGGGCTTAGAACTGCATACTTGGTTTAACCCCTACCGCGCCCATCATCCCAACGGCAAGAAGAACGAAACGTCTGTTATAACAACCAATCCGGATATTGTGCGGGAGCTTCCAAGGGGCTATTTCTGGCTGGATCCATCTCTTCAGGAAACCCAGGATTATTCCTATGAGGTGGTCATGGACGTGGTGCGTCGTTACGATATTGATGGTGTTCATTTTGATGATTACTTCTATCCCTATAATGATGGAAATTTTCCGGATGATGAACCCTGGCAGGCCTATCTGGATGCAGGTGGAATGCTGGAACGACACGACTGGCGTCGCCATGCCGTGAATGTCTTTATCAAGCGGGTTTATGATGGGATCAAAGCCGAAAAGGTCTGGGTGAAATTTGGCCTGAGTCCTTTTGGGATCTGGCGACCGGGAAATCCGTCATCGATCCAGGGCTATGACCAATATGCTAAACTTTATGCTGATGCAAAACTGTGGTTAAATGAAGGGTGGGTCGATTACTGGACCCCTCAGCTTTACTGGCCGACGCGTAAAATTCCTCAGAGTTATCCTGTTTTATTAGGCTGGTGGACGCGTGAAAACACGCATAAACGCAATATCTGGCCAGGTCTATTCACCAGCAAAATCAAGACGGAAGCCGATGCTCTTGAGAATTTCAGCCAGATCATGATCACCCGGGGGATGGTACCGGATGGTCCAGGAAATGTCCACTTCTCTATGAAAGCGCTCCAACGTAACTATGGCGGGATCTCCGATATTTTATTGAAAGGACCGTACGCAAAACCAGTACTCATTCCTCCATCACCCTGGTTGGATGACCAGGCACCGTCAGCACCCCTGGTTGAACTGGATATCAAAGCAGGCAATATTCACATCAATTGGCTTCATGAAGACCGAGCAGATGTTAATCTGTGGGTGGTCTATCTCCAGAGAGGGAAACACTGGAGCTACAAGATTCTCACTACTGACCAAGAGTCATTGATCTTACCGCATGCTATTCGAACTGAAGATGGCCTTAGCCCGCCAGCAATACTTGATCAAGTAGCCGTTACAGCAATTGATCGTCTGGGGAATG